The following are encoded together in the Oncorhynchus kisutch isolate 150728-3 linkage group LG8, Okis_V2, whole genome shotgun sequence genome:
- the LOC116374826 gene encoding tetratricopeptide repeat protein 28-like gives MEKQATFKEKFSIFGSRTFGSAARLVGEEEGGRCGLSKAEFMERVQQSNEACQRGDFQAALSLYGDALRADPQNCILYSNRSAAFHKLGCYQAALDDAVKARLLNPKWPKVSLSEPPTAS, from the coding sequence TTTTCGATCTTCGGCTCCCGGACATTTGGCAGTGCGGCACGGCTTGTGGGTGAAGAGGAAGGGGGCCGATGTGGCCTCAGCAAGGCAGAGTTCATGGAGAGAGTTCAGCAGAGCAACGAGGCGTGCCAACGCGGTGACTTCCAGGCTGCCTTGAGTCTCTATGGTGACGCCCTGCGAGCCGACCCACAGAACTGCATCCTCTACAGCAACCGCTCAGCAGCCTTTCACAAACTGGGATGCTACCAGGCTGCCCTGGACGACGCTGTCAAGGCCCGTCTACTCAACCCCAAGTGGCCCAAGGTGAGTCTGTCTGAACCACCCACTGCATCTTAA